The following are encoded together in the Tribolium castaneum strain GA2 chromosome 3, icTriCast1.1, whole genome shotgun sequence genome:
- the LOC660600 gene encoding N-acetylneuraminate lyase A, whose product MFCEKYKQFLKNMTKPECSKQEASNTKSKAEKDSQISTPETAKALFADFVPEESDSEEENEKQDDKKDENLEPASKKSRDSNSKKYIPKYKKEWENKPELKAWLSESIHGNTYFYCKFCKKDYRCGISDIHKHMSSKKHALKAAMPAFKAQKFKFRGLLCPVFTPFTNLKRVTPDVNLKAIPKYANFLKACNIKGILINDITGEGMSLTIHERIDLADAWADACEKTNQFLMAQIGGAPLKDVIEMAKHAAKRDIGAVVILPDLYNKPKNHLDLIKYIKLISEFTKNVPILYHHNPKFTQVEIDITSFLLDITGEVDSFVGVIYSTNDIQQSTAAMAVNREKFTVFMGTDEAILGAAASGFTCIMGTSLNFLPKLVESICVAVREGEIKSAQTSQNLLNRTIDVIAKQGDYIAASKAATDIITSTCGTTTREPLQTLWEGTTKKLQCKLRELGVM is encoded by the exons atgttttgtgaaaaatataaacaatttttgaaaaatatgacgAAACCCGAATGCTCCAAACAGGAAGCTTCAAACACGAAAAGCAAGGCTGAAAAAGACTCACAAATAAGCACACCTGAAACGGCTAAGGCTCTGTTTGCCGATTTTGTGCCAGAAGAGTCAGACAGCGAAGaagaaaatgagaaacaagACGACAAAAAAGACGAAAATCTTGAACCAGCGTCAAAGAAATCACGAGACAGTAACTCGAAG AAATACATACCAAAGTACAAAAAAGAATGGGAGAATAAACCCGAATTGAAAGCATGGTTATCAGAGAGCATACATGGAAATACGTATTTCTACTGCAAATTCTGTAAAAAGGATTACAGATGCGGGATTTCCGACATTCACAAACACATGTCGTCAAAGAAACATGCCCTCAAAGCGGCAATGCCTGCATTCAAGGcacagaaatttaaatttcgggGGCTTTTGTGCCCCGTCTTTACCCCATTTACTAACTTAAAAAGAGTGACACCTGATGTAAACCTTAAGGCTATACCAAAAtacgcaaattttttaaaagcttgcAATATTAAAGGAATTTTAA tTAATGACATAACCGGGGAAGGAATGTCCTTAACCATTCATGAAAGAATAGATTTGGCGGACGCGTGGGCTGACGCTTGTGAAAAAACAAATCAGTTTTTGATGGCACAAATCGGGGGAGCCCCCCTCAAAGACGTTATAGAAATG gCAAAACACGCCGCTAAGAGGGACATCGGCGCTGTTGTAATCCTCCCCGACCTTtacaacaaaccaaaaaaccacCTAGACCTAATCAAGtacataaaattaatatcagaatttacaaaaaacgtCCCCATTCTCTATCACCACAATCCCAAGTTTACGCAAGTTGAAA ttGATATTACGTCGTTTCTGCTGGATATAACGGGAGAAGTGGATTCGTTTGTAGGCGTCATTTATAGCACGAATGATATACAACAGAGCACCGCTGCTATGGCGGTAAATAGGGAAAAGTTTACCGTTTTTATGGGCACCGACGAA GCAATTTTGGGGGCTGCTGCGAGCGGTTTTACGTGTATTATGGGCACAAGTCTGaactttttaccaaaactGGTTGAATCCATTTGTGTGGCTGTGCGAGAAGGGGAGATAAAAAGCGCCCAAACGTCACAGAATTTACTCAACAGGACGATAGATGTGATTGCGAAACAAG GCGACTACATAGCGGCCTCAAAGGCTGCAACTGACATCATTACTAGCACTTGCGGCACAACCACCAGAGAGCCTTTGCAGACGTTATGGGAAGGCACGACAAAGAAACTCCAATGCAAATTGCGCGAACTTGGTGTTATGTAa
- the Polr1C gene encoding DNA-directed RNA polymerases I and III subunit RPAC1: MDNILNDEKPRVILGEYKVTQNLPSEPTVLDEKWDLKTFKKRFRVVIVRSEENELEFDLIGIHPFLANTFRRLMLSDVPTMAIEKVHILNNTSIIQDEVLAHRLGLIPLKADPRLFEMKTDPTAEGTEQDTLEFALKIKCTNNKDSSKDSLRAEDMYKNNNVYSKHIKWVPIGKQKERFSDVGPIHPDILIAKMRPGHELDLKLLAVKSNGRDHAKFSPVATAFYRLLPDIKLLREVEGEAAERLQKCFSPGVISIRHEKGRKYAVVANARYDTGSRNVFRYEDLKDAVAMTKIQDHFIFTVESVGALPPDVIFMEAVKILKDKCLALLDELSHV; this comes from the exons ATGGATAATATTCTGAATGACGAAAAGCCTCGAGTGATTTTAGGAGAATATAAAGTGACGCAG AATTTGCCCTCGGAACCAACTGTTTTGGACGAGAAATGGGACTTGAAAACCTTTAAGAAGAGATTTAGGGTGGTGATTGTGCGAAGTGAAGAGAATGAACTCGAATTTGACTTGATAGGGATTCACCCGTTCCTAGCAAACACTTTCAGAAGGTTAATGTTGAGTGATGTCCCCACAATGGCCATTGAAAAGGTTCACATTCTTAATAACACGTCTATAATCCAAGACGAAGTTTTGGCCCATCGTTTAGGCCTGATACCGCTAAAGGCCGACCCCCGattatttgaaatgaaaacTGATC CAACTGCTGAAGGTACCGAACAGGATACTCTAGAGTTtgcgttaaaaattaaatgtaccAATAATAAAGACAGCAGTAAAGACTCACTGCGAGCTGAAGATATgtacaaaaacaataatg TGTATTCAAAACACATCAAATGGGTGCCCATTGGTAAACAGAAGGAGCGGTTTAGTGACGTGGGCCCCATCCACCCTGACATTCTCATTGCCAAAATGAGGCCAGGCCATGAGttagatttaaaattattagcaGTCAAGAGCAACGGGCGAGACCATGCGAAATTTTCTCCTGTCGCAACCGCATTTTATCGCCTTCTTCCCGacataaaattattacgaGAAGTGGAAGGTGAAGCAGCTGAGAGACTCCAAAAATGTTTCTCTCCCGGTGTGATTTCAATCCGACATGAAAAAGGCCGCAAATACGCTGTTGTAGCTAATGCGAGGTATGATACAGGAAGTCGGAATGTTTTCCGTTATGAAGACCTCAAGGACGCAGTAGCGATGACCAAAATTCAGGATCATTTcattt tTACGGTCGAATCTGTGGGGGCTTTACCACCTGATGTGATATTCATGGAAGctgttaaaatattaaaagacaAATGTCTTGCTTTATTAGATGAATTAAGTCATGTATAA